The DNA sequence GAGGTCGGCGGCCACCGTGATGGGACCGGTGAAGCCGGCCGCGGCGGCTTCGGCGGCGAAGCGGGGCGCCTCGGCGGGCTCGTAGCGTTCGGAGAAGTGGGTCAGCACCAGCGCTTTCGCGCCGGCCGCGGCGGCGATCGCCCCGGCTTGCGGGGCGGTGAGGTGACCGTAGGCGGCGGCCAGGGCCGCCTCGGATGCGGTGTAGGTGGCCTCGATGACGAGCAGGTCGGCGCCGCGCGCCAGTTCTTCGGCGGCCGCGCAGGGGGCGGTGTCGAAGACGAAGGCCACGACCTGGCCGCGGCGGGGCCTGGCGCACTCGGCCAGTTCCACCCGGCGGCCGTCGGGGGCGGTGACGTGGCCGCGGGTTTTGAGGCGGCCGGCGTCGGGGCCGGTGATGCCGCGGCGGGCCAGTAGATCGGGCAGCATCGTCCAGCCGTCGGGTTCGGCGAGGCGGTAGCCGTAGCAGGCGATGCTGTGGTCGAGAGCGCGCGCGCTCACCTGCAGGTCCGCGTCGCCGCCGCATGCGGCGGCTTCGCCGCAGAGGGGTTGTGGGCGGATGGCGTCGGTGTCGCCGAAGGCGCTGGCGTGGCGCAGCCGGTCGAAGTAGTGGGCGCCCTGGGCGGGGTAGGCGCAGTAGACGGGGTGGGTGACGCCGTCGCGGGCGATGCGCTGGATGACGCCGGGCAGGCCCAGGCAGTGGTCGCCGTGGAAGTGGGTGATCAGGATGCGGGTGATGTCGTGGGCGGAGACGCCGGCGCGGCGCATCTGCAGCTGGGTGCCTTCGCCGGGGTCGACGAGCACGCCGTGGCCGTCGAAGCGCAGGAAGTAGCCGTTGTGGTTGCGGCGCGGGGTGGGCACCGCGCTGGAGGTGCCCAGGACGACGAGTTCGCGCACGGACATGGGCCTCATCCTGCCAGGGAGGGTCGGTCGGCCGGGGCCGAGCGCGCGCAGCGAAACCTCCGCCGCGAAGAGGGCAAAAGCCGAGGCCGCTTGCCCGCCGACTCCGCCGGCTGGTGCGGCATGGAGATCCGCGGCGCCGGGCCACACGATGGGCTCCTACCGCAGCCGCCACAGGAACGCGCCGCACGGGTGGGGCGACGCCACGGAGCGGACACGCCGCGGTCCACGGCGGGTCACGCATCGGTAGCGATACGCATCGGCGGTGTGGCAGCATCCGCGCGCACGGGAACCAGCTGATCGGGGCGGCAGGGTGCCGTCCCGCCCGAGCGCGAAGGAGCGCGTGAAACATGGCCGATCGCGTGTCGAGACCGTCGCTGTGGCGGCGCTACCTCGACTTCCCCCTCATCTGGAAGCTGGCGGTGGGCCTGGTGGCGGGCGCCGCCGTGGGCCTGATC is a window from the Streptomonospora litoralis genome containing:
- a CDS encoding ribonuclease Z, giving the protein MSVRELVVLGTSSAVPTPRRNHNGYFLRFDGHGVLVDPGEGTQLQMRRAGVSAHDITRILITHFHGDHCLGLPGVIQRIARDGVTHPVYCAYPAQGAHYFDRLRHASAFGDTDAIRPQPLCGEAAACGGDADLQVSARALDHSIACYGYRLAEPDGWTMLPDLLARRGITGPDAGRLKTRGHVTAPDGRRVELAECARPRRGQVVAFVFDTAPCAAAEELARGADLLVIEATYTASEAALAAAYGHLTAPQAGAIAAAAGAKALVLTHFSERYEPAEAPRFAAEAAAAGFTGPITVAADLDRVTLPPRRR